One segment of Rhodopirellula baltica SH 1 DNA contains the following:
- a CDS encoding HTTM domain-containing protein codes for MMIESFKQYAASWVDAWDRFWFTPRHIDTLAVLRIVTGAMLLYSHLVLATDFASFIGTEAWIDNETSARLHDGTLGEQTAAWSYLWLVDNATVLWLNHIATILVTACFMVGFLTRVTGPLTWFLQLMVIHRLLGSLFGLDQIVTYCAMYVAFTPCGAVWSIDAKLRRRFTDDGEKTLTGLKAWLFPADKKTITANVATRLLQIHLCVIYLFGGIAKARGELWWDGTAVWFAVANYEYQSLDMTFLGRFPRVFTALSHITMFWEIFYCAIIWPRLTRGITLALAVAVHGGIALFLGMMTFGIMMIGANGIFVSPDWIRRKRLGDLAEDESDDASLSGVMTSLGGDPNGGSKSVQLPADLQHRLEELEAAEKGIQKRYAKLKRREAKNEERTERLMATREKIKQKLADGSLSAGDSVLRNDDLNES; via the coding sequence ATGATGATCGAATCCTTCAAACAGTACGCCGCTTCATGGGTCGATGCTTGGGATCGATTCTGGTTCACACCGCGCCACATCGACACGCTTGCCGTGCTGCGAATCGTGACCGGAGCGATGCTGTTGTATTCGCACTTGGTTCTCGCCACCGACTTTGCATCCTTCATCGGCACGGAAGCCTGGATCGACAATGAAACCAGCGCGCGACTGCACGATGGAACGCTTGGCGAACAAACCGCGGCGTGGTCTTACCTTTGGCTGGTCGACAACGCGACGGTTCTATGGCTGAACCACATCGCGACGATCTTGGTCACTGCCTGTTTCATGGTCGGCTTCCTCACACGCGTGACCGGCCCGCTGACATGGTTCCTTCAATTGATGGTGATTCATCGATTGCTCGGCAGCCTCTTCGGTTTGGACCAAATCGTGACTTACTGCGCAATGTACGTGGCCTTCACTCCCTGCGGAGCGGTGTGGTCCATCGACGCGAAACTGCGACGACGATTCACGGATGATGGCGAGAAGACGCTGACCGGCCTGAAAGCTTGGTTGTTTCCGGCGGACAAGAAAACCATCACTGCCAACGTGGCGACGCGTTTGCTGCAAATTCACCTGTGCGTGATCTACTTGTTCGGCGGAATCGCGAAGGCACGCGGTGAGCTTTGGTGGGATGGGACCGCGGTCTGGTTCGCCGTCGCCAACTACGAATATCAATCGCTCGACATGACATTCCTGGGACGTTTTCCGCGGGTCTTCACGGCTTTGTCGCACATCACGATGTTCTGGGAAATCTTTTATTGTGCGATCATTTGGCCGCGACTGACGCGAGGAATCACACTGGCTCTCGCCGTAGCCGTCCACGGCGGAATAGCATTGTTCCTGGGCATGATGACATTCGGAATCATGATGATCGGAGCCAACGGAATCTTTGTTTCGCCCGATTGGATTCGCCGGAAACGACTCGGCGACCTCGCCGAAGATGAGAGCGACGACGCATCCCTTTCCGGGGTGATGACATCGCTGGGTGGCGATCCAAATGGTGGTTCAAAGTCCGTCCAATTGCCGGCTGATTTGCAGCACCGCTTGGAAGAATTGGAAGCAGCCGAAAAAGGCATCCAAAAGCGCTACGCGAAACTCAAACGTCGCGAAGCCAAGAACGAAGAACGCACCGAGCGTTTGATGGCAACTCGCGAAAAGATCAAACAAAAGCTGGCCGATGGGAGCCTGTCGGCCGGTGATAGCGTTTTGAGAAACGACGATCTCAACGAGTCGTGA
- a CDS encoding exonuclease, with protein MTRPRPKLLETTPAGLHCPIGGFYVDPVRPVDRAVITHGHSDHARWGCRHYLSARPGEPILRMRLSNEAEFEFLEYGEPRTIGGIQVSLHPAGHMLGSAQVRLEYQGEVAVVTGDYKLQSDATCADFEPVRCHTLVTESTFGLPIYQWREDVEIFADINDWWRTSAAEGKCCLLYGYAVGKSQRLLSGLDPSIGPIYTHGAVEKGVQAYRQSGVELPETMAVTRRIEMTGQSSETKLDSDESAEKSPKKRSRKRTAKLDWAGSIVVAVPSAHGTPWMRKFGAVSTAMASGWMAVRGARRRRAVDRGFVLSDHVDWSGLMNAIVWSEADDIWVTHGSTAVVSRFLNEGGLTERLIAERETDRHTIRACEIPSYWETATADSDVDDD; from the coding sequence ATGACACGCCCACGACCAAAATTGTTGGAAACGACCCCCGCGGGGCTGCATTGTCCCATCGGCGGATTTTATGTCGATCCCGTTCGACCGGTCGATCGGGCCGTGATCACTCACGGACACAGTGATCACGCGAGATGGGGTTGTCGCCACTATTTGTCAGCCAGACCCGGCGAACCCATTTTGCGAATGCGTCTGAGCAATGAAGCTGAATTTGAGTTCCTGGAATATGGCGAGCCACGCACGATTGGCGGCATCCAAGTTTCTCTGCATCCGGCCGGGCACATGCTCGGTTCGGCTCAGGTGCGACTTGAATATCAAGGCGAAGTCGCCGTCGTCACGGGAGACTACAAATTGCAATCGGATGCGACGTGTGCCGATTTCGAACCGGTGCGATGCCACACTTTGGTGACGGAGTCGACCTTTGGGTTGCCGATTTACCAGTGGCGTGAAGATGTTGAGATCTTTGCCGACATCAATGATTGGTGGCGAACATCGGCGGCGGAAGGAAAGTGCTGCTTGCTGTACGGGTACGCGGTTGGGAAGTCGCAGCGATTGTTGTCCGGTCTGGATCCTTCCATTGGTCCGATCTACACGCACGGTGCGGTTGAGAAAGGCGTGCAGGCTTATCGTCAATCCGGAGTGGAATTGCCGGAGACGATGGCGGTGACACGTAGAATCGAGATGACGGGGCAATCGAGTGAAACAAAACTCGATTCGGACGAGTCCGCTGAAAAGTCGCCGAAAAAACGATCTCGCAAACGAACAGCGAAACTGGATTGGGCGGGTTCAATCGTGGTCGCGGTGCCGAGCGCTCATGGCACACCGTGGATGCGAAAATTTGGAGCGGTCAGCACGGCGATGGCCAGCGGTTGGATGGCGGTCCGAGGTGCGAGGCGGCGTCGGGCGGTCGACCGCGGATTTGTGCTGAGCGACCACGTGGATTGGTCGGGGTTGATGAATGCGATCGTATGGAGCGAAGCCGACGATATTTGGGTGACACACGGAAGCACCGCCGTCGTCAGTCGCTTTTTGAACGAGGGTGGACTGACAGAGCGTTTGATCGCGGAACGAGAAACTGACCGACACACGATTCGTGCTTGCGAGATTCCTTCCTACTGGGAAACCGCCACGGCAGATTCAGATGTGGACGATGACTGA
- a CDS encoding DUF7133 domain-containing protein, which produces MSSPIAFPSRSFSRSLRRSRRPSSFIRSAIGLGLIVAAMPVCAVLSGTDSIGSVSADEPAAAAVTNTKPEALEPEIAEASEEAAQAMAGFKIPEGWEIKLFAAEPQVANIVAFGVDSKGRVYVCESYRQNRGVTDNRGHDDEWLLADLSAETVQDRIDYHKRLLGEAAITYAQHDDRIRRLTDTDGDGVADESTVVADGFNGLEEGTGAGVLINGSDIYYTCIPKLWKLTDADDDGVAEDSQVLSDGYGVRVAFRGHDMHGLIRGYDGRLYFSIGDRGYHVTTPEGKLLSNPAVGAVFRCEMDGSQLEVYCNGLRNPQELAFNDIGDWFTVDNNSDSGDKARLVHLLEGGDTGWRMHYQYLPDRGPFNRLKIWEPHHNEQPAHLVPPIINFTDGPSGLAFYPGTGFGELLDNQFLICDFRGGPSNSGIRSFSVDPDGAFYKMGADDQPIWNILATDVAFTPSGELLVSDWVDGWDGLGKGRLYKLSDPAQQDTDVVTEVKELLSGDFTSASVEDLTEQLRHIDRRVRLNAQWELASRGETKPLIDIASATDLDARLRLHGIWGCEHAVRLDGSKQADVLAANRGWLTDSDPVIRAAACALAGDRNDAESVAKISELLADESPRVKYFAAMSLSELLTSQTGNASVNQQAIGSVLQILAKNDNNDPALRHACTFFLRRVASEDLLAGLATHSSVPVRRAAIAALRGQGSEKVTAFLSDASSLVLAEAAMAIHDRPIPAGVDELAKLISVADLPLNSEALLRRVLTANYRIGTADSAAALASFAASGEKPTWARIEAIDMLANWATPEPRDRVTNEYRPLESRPEIVAREALAKHIEVLMITDQTVREKAIDVGSKLGIKKIAPQLIARTNDAQSRPASRASALTALARLQPAQAVQIARAIDIEQPTQLVTAALSVLGKHDGPASVDRFIAATATESQLVRGLAWDLLANVESKEALEHIIKGVNAYLENDLPADVQLNLVEAAAKRLPEDWNAKIAAHREQLATTEPLAKWMDSLHGGDPDKGAKLFFGKTELSCVRCHKVDRAGGEVGPVLTTIGKTRDRRTLLEAIALPDAKIAEGFETAVIADEDGQVFTGIVGAETDDVIELIAADGSRSRIEKDYIIARKKGKSSMPAGLTEQMTARELRDLVAYLASLQVDPRAGEEEGHE; this is translated from the coding sequence ATGTCGTCGCCAATTGCTTTCCCCTCTCGCTCGTTTTCCCGTTCTTTGCGTCGGTCGCGGCGTCCGTCTTCCTTCATTCGCTCCGCGATCGGGCTCGGCCTCATCGTCGCTGCGATGCCGGTCTGTGCCGTTCTCAGTGGTACCGATTCGATCGGCTCGGTGAGTGCCGACGAGCCAGCTGCCGCGGCGGTGACGAATACCAAACCCGAAGCGCTGGAACCGGAAATCGCCGAGGCGTCCGAAGAAGCGGCCCAGGCGATGGCGGGATTCAAGATCCCTGAAGGCTGGGAAATCAAACTTTTCGCGGCCGAGCCCCAAGTCGCCAACATCGTCGCGTTTGGCGTGGATTCGAAGGGCCGAGTCTACGTTTGCGAAAGCTACCGGCAGAATCGCGGCGTGACGGACAACCGAGGTCACGACGACGAATGGTTGCTGGCTGATTTGTCGGCCGAGACAGTTCAAGACCGAATTGATTACCACAAACGGTTGCTCGGTGAAGCGGCGATCACTTACGCACAACATGACGATCGGATCCGCCGGTTAACGGACACCGACGGCGATGGTGTCGCCGATGAGTCCACCGTCGTGGCCGATGGCTTCAACGGTTTGGAAGAGGGGACCGGCGCGGGAGTTTTGATCAACGGTTCGGATATCTATTACACCTGCATTCCCAAACTGTGGAAATTGACCGACGCGGATGACGACGGCGTCGCGGAAGATTCGCAAGTGTTGTCGGATGGGTATGGCGTCCGAGTCGCTTTCCGTGGTCACGACATGCACGGGTTGATCCGAGGCTATGACGGGCGTTTGTACTTCTCGATCGGAGACCGTGGTTACCACGTGACGACTCCCGAAGGAAAGCTGTTGTCCAACCCAGCCGTCGGCGCTGTGTTCCGTTGCGAAATGGACGGCAGCCAGTTGGAAGTTTATTGCAACGGTTTGCGGAACCCGCAGGAGTTGGCCTTCAACGACATCGGCGACTGGTTCACCGTCGACAACAACTCCGACAGTGGCGACAAAGCTCGTTTGGTTCATCTGTTGGAAGGTGGCGACACGGGTTGGCGGATGCACTATCAGTACTTGCCTGATCGCGGACCTTTCAATCGTTTGAAGATTTGGGAGCCGCACCACAACGAACAACCGGCTCACCTTGTTCCGCCGATCATCAACTTCACCGACGGACCATCGGGACTCGCCTTTTATCCGGGCACCGGATTCGGGGAACTACTCGACAATCAATTTCTGATTTGTGATTTCCGTGGCGGCCCATCCAATAGCGGCATCCGGTCGTTCTCGGTGGATCCCGATGGGGCCTTTTACAAAATGGGCGCCGATGACCAGCCGATTTGGAACATTCTCGCGACCGACGTTGCGTTCACTCCTTCGGGTGAGCTTTTGGTCAGTGACTGGGTCGATGGTTGGGACGGACTTGGCAAAGGGCGCTTGTACAAGCTGAGTGACCCGGCACAGCAAGACACCGATGTTGTGACGGAAGTCAAGGAACTGCTCAGTGGTGATTTCACCTCCGCATCGGTGGAGGATCTGACCGAGCAACTTCGCCACATCGATCGTCGAGTGCGTTTGAATGCTCAGTGGGAACTCGCCAGCCGCGGTGAAACGAAACCCCTGATCGACATCGCGTCAGCGACTGACTTGGATGCTCGTTTGCGTTTACACGGCATTTGGGGATGCGAGCACGCGGTGCGTTTGGATGGTTCGAAGCAAGCGGATGTGTTGGCCGCCAATCGCGGTTGGTTGACCGATTCCGACCCGGTCATTCGTGCCGCCGCCTGTGCTTTGGCCGGCGATCGGAACGATGCCGAATCAGTCGCGAAGATCAGCGAGTTGTTGGCTGACGAATCGCCTCGCGTGAAGTACTTCGCCGCGATGTCATTGTCCGAATTGTTGACTTCGCAAACTGGCAACGCTTCTGTCAATCAGCAAGCGATCGGCAGTGTCTTGCAGATTTTGGCGAAGAACGACAACAACGATCCTGCCCTCCGACACGCGTGCACGTTTTTCCTGCGACGTGTTGCATCGGAAGACTTGTTGGCGGGATTGGCGACGCACAGCAGTGTTCCCGTTCGCCGAGCCGCCATCGCCGCTCTTCGTGGTCAAGGCAGCGAGAAGGTGACGGCATTTTTGTCCGACGCCAGTTCACTGGTCTTGGCGGAAGCCGCGATGGCAATTCACGACCGACCAATTCCGGCTGGCGTGGACGAGTTGGCGAAGCTGATTTCGGTCGCGGATTTGCCGCTGAATTCGGAGGCGTTGTTGCGTCGCGTGTTGACGGCCAATTACCGAATTGGCACGGCTGACTCCGCTGCGGCTCTAGCGTCCTTCGCTGCGTCGGGTGAAAAGCCGACGTGGGCTCGAATCGAAGCGATCGACATGTTGGCCAATTGGGCCACTCCGGAACCGCGTGACCGAGTCACGAACGAATATCGACCTTTGGAAAGTCGTCCTGAAATCGTCGCTCGCGAAGCGTTGGCCAAGCACATCGAAGTCTTGATGATCACCGACCAAACGGTTCGCGAAAAAGCGATCGATGTTGGATCCAAACTTGGGATCAAGAAAATCGCTCCGCAGTTGATTGCACGCACCAATGACGCTCAATCGCGACCCGCATCACGAGCGTCGGCATTGACGGCGTTGGCTCGTTTGCAACCCGCTCAAGCGGTCCAGATCGCTCGGGCGATCGATATCGAGCAACCGACTCAGTTGGTCACCGCCGCACTCTCCGTTCTGGGCAAGCACGATGGCCCCGCGTCCGTTGATCGCTTCATTGCCGCGACGGCGACCGAGAGCCAACTCGTTCGAGGATTGGCTTGGGACTTGTTGGCCAACGTGGAGTCGAAAGAGGCCCTCGAGCACATCATCAAAGGTGTGAACGCTTACCTCGAAAATGATCTTCCGGCCGATGTTCAGTTGAACCTGGTCGAAGCCGCCGCGAAACGTTTGCCTGAAGACTGGAACGCGAAGATCGCCGCTCATCGAGAGCAATTGGCGACGACGGAACCATTGGCGAAGTGGATGGATTCGTTGCACGGTGGTGATCCCGACAAGGGAGCGAAGCTGTTCTTTGGCAAGACCGAACTTTCGTGTGTGCGTTGCCACAAAGTGGATCGCGCGGGTGGTGAAGTTGGTCCGGTCCTGACAACGATTGGCAAAACGCGAGACCGTCGCACGTTGCTGGAAGCGATCGCTCTGCCGGATGCAAAGATCGCAGAAGGCTTCGAGACGGCTGTAATCGCGGACGAAGATGGACAGGTCTTCACCGGGATTGTGGGAGCGGAGACCGACGATGTGATTGAACTGATCGCCGCCGACGGGTCACGGTCTCGGATCGAGAAGGACTACATCATCGCTCGGAAGAAAGGCAAGTCATCGATGCCGGCTGGATTGACTGAGCAGATGACCGCCCGCGAATTGCGTGATTTGGTTGCCTATTTGGCGAGCCTTCAAGTCGACCCACGGGCCGGCGAGGAAGAAGGCCACGAATGA
- a CDS encoding VOC family protein, translated as MSVVTTLNFGGRTEEAVEHYQAVLDADVLMLMRFRECPDTSFAKSGFEEKVFHATIRIGSTELMASDVGCDDPSFETSFAGFAFAVRARSIEDAERHFTGLSEHGQVIVPLSETFFATRYGIVKDRFGVSWKITVPGEAE; from the coding sequence TTGAGCGTCGTCACGACATTGAACTTCGGTGGTCGCACGGAAGAAGCGGTCGAGCATTACCAAGCGGTGCTCGACGCCGATGTGTTGATGCTGATGCGTTTTCGCGAATGCCCCGACACGTCATTCGCGAAATCCGGGTTTGAAGAAAAAGTCTTCCACGCGACGATTCGCATTGGGTCGACGGAGTTGATGGCGAGTGACGTCGGTTGCGACGACCCGTCATTCGAGACTTCCTTCGCCGGTTTCGCGTTTGCTGTGAGAGCGAGATCAATTGAAGATGCCGAGCGGCACTTCACCGGTTTGAGCGAACACGGGCAAGTGATCGTTCCGCTCTCAGAGACTTTTTTCGCCACGCGTTACGGAATCGTGAAAGACCGATTCGGCGTGTCTTGGAAAATCACCGTGCCCGGTGAAGCAGAGTAA
- a CDS encoding CCA tRNA nucleotidyltransferase yields MPDFPTEILNSPEAAEAVRIITELKDAGFVAVLAGGCVRDALLGRKPKDFDVATDATPESVREVFGKRNTLAFGESFGVIGVLPPRSAVTEEPSAKLMPTEVATFRADGNYSDGRRPDSVTYGDAEADAMRRDFTINGMFYDLFESKVIDYVGGIQDLEKGHLRTIGKAVQRFEEDKLRMLRAVRFATTLGFSIEYKTFAAIQNHASDISVVSGERIGAEMRRVMTSSASDFGLETLVDTGLALHVWPQLRSMNWTEYSRAIQTTKHRSFEVAMALALFHLPGDSIQCLRLLFNDWKLSVAERRAIEAALTHAQTITQCDGLPWSRLQPILIDEDAETIVATARALAPKSRGVARAARSLFGDPNKLNPPPLVTGADLIANGMRPGPEFKSILQSIRDDQLDGKLTSREDALRRAFQDKV; encoded by the coding sequence ATGCCTGACTTCCCGACCGAAATTCTGAATTCGCCCGAAGCCGCCGAAGCGGTTCGAATCATCACCGAATTGAAAGACGCCGGATTTGTCGCTGTCCTGGCGGGAGGCTGCGTCCGTGACGCGTTGCTGGGTCGCAAACCCAAGGACTTCGACGTCGCGACTGATGCGACACCCGAATCCGTGCGTGAAGTCTTTGGCAAACGCAACACGCTAGCGTTTGGAGAATCCTTCGGCGTGATCGGGGTGCTGCCTCCGCGATCCGCAGTGACGGAAGAGCCCTCTGCCAAACTGATGCCGACCGAAGTCGCGACGTTTCGCGCCGATGGCAACTACTCCGACGGCCGCCGGCCTGACAGCGTCACCTATGGCGATGCGGAAGCCGATGCCATGCGTCGTGACTTCACCATCAACGGGATGTTCTACGACCTGTTCGAATCCAAAGTGATCGATTACGTCGGTGGCATCCAGGATCTCGAAAAAGGCCATCTGCGAACGATCGGTAAAGCGGTACAGCGTTTCGAAGAGGACAAGCTCCGAATGCTTCGAGCGGTTCGCTTTGCGACGACTCTCGGATTTTCAATCGAATACAAAACCTTTGCCGCGATCCAAAACCACGCCAGCGACATCAGCGTCGTTAGCGGCGAACGCATCGGTGCCGAAATGCGTCGCGTGATGACGTCATCCGCCAGCGATTTCGGATTGGAAACATTGGTCGACACCGGATTGGCGTTGCACGTTTGGCCACAACTGCGTTCCATGAATTGGACGGAATACTCACGAGCCATCCAGACGACGAAGCATCGCTCATTCGAAGTCGCGATGGCACTCGCACTGTTTCACCTACCCGGCGATTCAATTCAGTGCCTACGCCTGCTCTTCAATGATTGGAAACTCTCCGTCGCGGAGCGTCGTGCAATCGAAGCCGCACTGACACATGCCCAAACGATCACCCAGTGTGACGGCTTACCATGGTCACGACTGCAGCCGATCTTGATCGACGAGGATGCTGAAACCATCGTCGCGACCGCGCGAGCCTTGGCACCGAAGTCCCGCGGCGTCGCCCGTGCGGCTCGATCTCTCTTTGGCGATCCGAACAAACTCAATCCGCCACCCCTGGTGACCGGAGCGGACTTGATTGCCAACGGGATGCGTCCCGGTCCGGAATTCAAATCCATTCTGCAATCAATTCGCGACGATCAACTCGACGGCAAACTCACATCGCGAGAAGACGCTCTGCGACGAGCCTTCCAAGACAAAGTCTGA
- the ppdK gene encoding pyruvate, phosphate dikinase, which translates to MAKKDKMVYYFGKTKTEGKGGSKAILGGKGLNLAEMTSIGLPVPPGFTITTEVCDGYYKAGKKLPKGLMDEIQDAVKILEKELGKNFGDNENPLLVSVRSGAAVSMPGMMNTILNLGLNDEATEGLAKATKNERFAYDAYRRLINMYGDVVMGLHHEQFEAAFDKVKKKHNVTEDTEVPAEGLRELCEAYKAVYKKGTGEDFPQDPIKQLQLAIEAVFGSWNADRAISYRRIESAKGNTEINNLIGTAVNVQAMVYGNMGDDSGTGVGFTRDPNTGQNKFYGEFLINAQGEDVVAGIRTPQPVAQMAKWDKAAHKELMEIKKKLEDHYTDMQDIEFTIERGKLFMLQTRNGKRNGIAAVKIACDMVKEGLITEKEAVLRVPASDLTHCLLPSFKPTARNAADVLCRGLNASPGAAVGKLAFTAPEARERFEAGEDVILVRRETSPEDVEGMSAAVGILTSTGGATSHAAVVARGWGKCCVAGASEVEINEKGKTITVGGRKFTAKDTISLDGTTGEVMAGEVETQEPKLSGDFAKLMEWADQYRRLSIRTNADSPADSKRARDFGAEGIGLCRTEHMFFEADRIIHMRAMILAEDEDARRAALKKLLPFQRKDFEGIFKAMKGCPVTIRLLDPPLHEFLPHEAAAQKQMAEELGVKPAEIKKRGEALHESNPMLGHRGCRLSVTYPEILEMQVQAIVEAAISCAKKKIDAQPEIMIPLVGTAAELRILREKVEETIEATKTAKKFEGELNILIGTMIEIPRACLTADEVAEYADFFSFGTNDLTQMTFGYSRDDVGGFLPDYIEAKIVPVDPFQSLDTSGVGQLVEMGVTKGRSIKKKLKVGICGEHGGDPASIEFCNSVGLDYVSCSPFRVPIARLAAAQAALKA; encoded by the coding sequence ATGGCAAAAAAAGACAAGATGGTTTACTACTTCGGCAAAACGAAGACCGAAGGAAAAGGCGGAAGCAAAGCCATCCTGGGCGGCAAAGGCCTGAACTTGGCCGAAATGACTTCCATCGGACTGCCGGTCCCTCCCGGGTTCACGATCACCACCGAAGTTTGCGATGGCTACTACAAAGCCGGCAAAAAGCTTCCCAAGGGATTGATGGACGAAATCCAGGACGCCGTCAAAATCCTCGAAAAGGAACTCGGCAAGAACTTCGGCGACAATGAAAACCCATTGCTCGTCAGCGTCCGCTCCGGTGCCGCCGTCTCGATGCCCGGGATGATGAACACCATTTTGAACCTCGGTTTGAACGACGAAGCAACCGAAGGTTTGGCCAAAGCGACCAAGAACGAGCGTTTCGCTTACGACGCTTACCGTCGTCTGATCAACATGTACGGCGACGTCGTTATGGGACTGCACCACGAGCAGTTCGAAGCTGCGTTTGACAAGGTCAAGAAAAAACACAATGTCACCGAAGACACCGAAGTTCCCGCCGAAGGTTTGCGAGAACTTTGCGAAGCTTACAAAGCGGTCTACAAGAAAGGCACCGGCGAAGACTTCCCACAAGACCCGATCAAGCAACTTCAGTTGGCCATCGAAGCCGTCTTCGGCTCATGGAACGCTGACCGTGCGATCAGCTATCGCCGCATCGAATCGGCCAAGGGCAACACCGAGATCAACAACTTGATCGGTACCGCCGTGAACGTCCAAGCCATGGTTTATGGCAACATGGGCGACGATTCGGGAACTGGCGTTGGTTTCACCCGTGACCCCAACACCGGACAAAACAAGTTCTACGGTGAGTTCCTGATCAACGCTCAGGGCGAAGACGTGGTCGCTGGTATCCGTACCCCACAACCTGTCGCTCAAATGGCGAAGTGGGACAAAGCGGCTCACAAAGAGTTGATGGAAATCAAGAAGAAGCTTGAGGACCACTACACTGACATGCAGGACATCGAGTTCACGATCGAGCGTGGCAAGTTGTTCATGCTGCAAACTCGAAACGGCAAGCGAAACGGCATCGCAGCCGTGAAGATCGCTTGCGACATGGTCAAAGAAGGTTTGATCACCGAGAAGGAAGCTGTTCTTCGTGTTCCTGCGTCCGACCTGACTCACTGCTTGTTGCCATCGTTCAAACCCACCGCTCGTAACGCGGCAGACGTGTTGTGCCGTGGTCTGAACGCATCGCCAGGTGCCGCGGTTGGCAAGTTGGCCTTCACCGCTCCCGAAGCTCGTGAGCGTTTCGAAGCTGGTGAAGACGTCATCCTGGTTCGTCGCGAAACCAGCCCCGAAGACGTCGAAGGCATGTCGGCTGCTGTTGGTATCTTGACCAGCACCGGTGGTGCGACCAGCCACGCGGCTGTGGTTGCTCGCGGTTGGGGCAAGTGCTGCGTCGCTGGTGCCAGCGAAGTGGAAATCAACGAAAAGGGCAAGACGATCACGGTCGGCGGACGCAAGTTCACCGCCAAGGACACGATCAGCCTGGACGGCACGACCGGCGAAGTGATGGCCGGCGAAGTCGAAACGCAAGAGCCCAAACTGTCCGGCGATTTCGCCAAGTTGATGGAATGGGCCGATCAGTATCGTCGCCTTTCGATCCGCACCAACGCGGATTCGCCTGCCGACAGCAAGCGTGCCCGTGACTTCGGTGCCGAAGGCATCGGACTGTGCCGCACCGAGCACATGTTCTTCGAAGCCGATCGCATCATTCACATGCGTGCCATGATTTTGGCCGAAGACGAAGACGCGCGTCGTGCAGCACTGAAGAAGTTGTTGCCATTCCAACGCAAAGACTTCGAAGGCATCTTCAAAGCCATGAAGGGTTGCCCAGTGACCATTCGTTTGCTGGATCCACCATTGCACGAGTTCTTGCCCCACGAAGCAGCAGCTCAAAAGCAAATGGCGGAAGAGTTGGGCGTCAAACCAGCGGAAATCAAAAAGCGTGGTGAGGCTCTTCACGAGTCCAACCCAATGCTCGGTCACCGTGGTTGCCGTCTCAGCGTGACGTATCCCGAAATCCTGGAAATGCAGGTCCAAGCGATCGTCGAAGCAGCCATCAGCTGTGCCAAGAAGAAGATCGACGCTCAGCCTGAGATCATGATCCCATTGGTCGGTACCGCTGCTGAACTTCGTATCCTGCGTGAAAAGGTCGAAGAAACGATCGAAGCCACCAAGACCGCCAAGAAGTTTGAAGGCGAGCTGAACATCTTGATCGGTACCATGATCGAGATTCCTCGTGCTTGTTTGACCGCAGACGAAGTTGCCGAGTACGCCGACTTCTTCAGCTTCGGCACAAACGACTTGACCCAAATGACGTTCGGTTACTCCCGCGATGACGTCGGCGGATTCCTGCCCGATTACATCGAGGCAAAGATCGTTCCTGTTGACCCATTCCAATCGCTGGACACCAGCGGCGTTGGACAGTTGGTTGAAATGGGCGTTACCAAGGGCCGTAGCATCAAGAAGAAGCTGAAGGTTGGTATCTGTGGCGAACACGGTGGTGATCCAGCCTCGATCGAGTTCTGCAACTCGGTTGGTTTGGATTACGTTTCGTGCAGCCCGTTCCGCGTGCCAATCGCACGTTTGGCCGCTGCTCAAGCTGCTTTGAAGGCGTAG